The stretch of DNA CAACCTTTTCCCGGAAGGTATTCTACATCTATATTTAGGCAAGTCTCCTGACTTATGAGGTTGGTACGTTTCTTCCGCCTTCCCAGTTTTTCAACTAGTGGCTCATGGAAGTCACTCCCTCAATTACAGTGGCCGGACCGTCCAGGATTTTAACCTGGTTCCTTTTTAATCTTTACCCGCAAGTAAAGAACCAAAATATATAACTATTCAATTATTAAATCGCTTTCATTATAGTTTAATGGAAATAGAATTACAATAATTGAATTGGTAAAGTTTGCCTACAAAAAACGGATGATTTTTTATATAGAGATAAAGTGGGGGTTATCGCTCCTACGATTAAAAAGTCTCCAGGACTCATCATCCTCTTCTGAAGTGTCTGGGAATAATTCCAATATATAACTTTTCGATAAATAGACCTTTAGCCCACCTACTTCATCTGAGTCAATGATTTCAACAATCAAATGTTCTTTTCCTAAAATATCCTGCTATGCGTTGGTAGTACCATTAGTTCAAAATGCTTCTTATTCATTTGGTAAATTAATCCTCTTATTGAACTAACCTGCCTCGTTTGTTCAATAAGAAAAAGCTGCCTAAGCAGCACGAGGATCTTCAACTAAAGCACCCGTTAGTTGAATAAGAAGTTTTATTTAATTCTCTTGATGTTTTTTCTTATACATCTCTTTTAGTACATCTACATATTTATCGCTTGTAAAGTCATCTTTTCCGTCTTTTGCCATTTCCAAATATGCGGCGGTCATCATTTCAATGCTTTTTAGCATCTGACTCATCTAAGGCAATGATTTTTTCTTTTGTTTTTCTAAATCCAACATAAATTATCTCCTTAGTTCTGAATGAAACTATAGTAAATTCGCTATAAGGGGTAGCGTCAGGAAAATGCAGATTTACAACGTTAAGGAAGTTTCAATATTAAAAAACCTAATTTCTCATTTAATGCTGAAAAATTAGGTTTTTTCATTAATAGAAAAAGACTTATAAGTATTTATCACTAATCACTTTCATATGGTGTAACTCGTGCCCGGCAATACCATATGCAATGGTACCTATCGAAACTGGGCTGTTCATTACAGTTCCATTACGAACCCACGCTGCATCATCAATGGTTGAAATAAGGCTTAACGTGTTGGAGCGTACTGTGTCAAAACCAGCTAGTAACTGCTCCCAGGATAATTTGTTGAAGTTTGCCGCAGCAACGTATTGATCCTGATCCATTGCTGGGAGTGGTGCACTTTCATTTCGTGCAATGGCAAGCATTCGATACGACATCACACGTTCCGAGTCGGTCATATGCCCAATCACTTCTTTTAAAGTCCATTTCCCTGGAGCGTACGACTTCCTTGCTGCCTCCTCTGATACGCTGCTTAAGAGGGTAATGGTCTTAGTTCGTTGCTTACTAAGTATTTCTTCAATATCTCCATCTGGCACAAGACTAACAAACCTAGCATGCTCTGGATTTTCAATAAATAATGGTCGTGGACGCACAAGAATCCTCCTCATCGGAATAGTTAATTATGGTTCTAGGCAAATATTCGACAGTAAGAAGATATTTCCTTCATTATCTGTACAACTGATTTATGCAGTTAACATAATACAGATAATAATGGATTAATTCACTTTTTATTCCACTAACCTGCCCCGTTAGTTCAATAAGAAAAAAGAGCTGCCAAAGCAACTCCACGATCTTTAACTAAAGCACCCGTTAGTTGAATAAGGAAAATGTTTATCTCTTTCGCTTTTCTAGCCAAGGTTGGATTTTCTTTTCAATTAATTTAACTCCAATATAAGCATCCAAGACACCAACTAATAAAACAATAATTATCATACTTATACCAGTAGAATCAGCATTTACAATCGGTTTGAAAATTCTAAAAACGACAGATAAAAGAATGGGTGATGTTATTACAACCCAAACAACTACAAAAATGTTAACCACTTCAAACGCCTCTTTTAATATTTATTTTAGGATAAGATAAAAGTTTTCTTTAGCTAACATGCCCCGTTAGATGAAAAAGAAAAAAGGGCTACCAAAGCAGCCCAAAGATTTTTACAAAAGCACCCTTTAGTTGAATAAGAAAATATCCGTCTTATTCAATAACCAAAAGCTTAACTTGCTTCCAACCTCTAATAAATATTAGTAGAAGGAAAAATGTAATAGCAAATGTAATCGGTCCGTACAATGCTAATTCCCCTATCAATTGTTCTCTCGAGGGCATGGCTAAATCAGTCAAATTTGGAGAATCGAATGTACTCAAAAGAATAGCTACAAGGTTTATTACTGCATGTAAAATAATTGGTATCCAAATGTTTTGTTTCAATAGATAAAAATAAGCTAACATACATCCCATAAGAAATGCATGAGCTATTCCAATGAAACCACTATGTACTATGGCGAAAATAAGAGAAGAAATTAATATTGCAGTAATAGGCTTAAATCTTTTTGTTAACTTTCTTAGCACTATACCTCTAAAAAACAGCTCTTCCCATATTGGAGTTAATATCGCTGTAGAGATTATAGGTATTATTAAACTTAATGCACTCCTAGATACGGGTTCAATATTTTGTTCAGAAAGAAAGTTAATAAAATAATCAAAAAGTGATGGGAATAGAATAACGAACAGCGTAAAACTAATTGCTGCTATGAAAGTAAAATTAATTTTTAAAATGATACTCAAAGAGACATATTTTGCCCATTTGATACCTGACATACTCTTTTTAAGAGAAACATTATTAAATTCAATTCTATACTTTTTAATTTGGTAGATGAAATAAATCAAGATGGCTATTTTTAAAACTAACACAAGTGTTCCGTTTGGATAATTCTTTAACATAAAACCAAAAAAAATTATTCCCGAAATCACTATAGACATATAAAAAAGAACAAATGACGTAATATTAAATTTCCGATAATTGTCTACATCCATTTACAAATCTCCCCCACTAAATTTTACCACAAAAAATCTTATCTCTTATTGAACTAACCTGCCCCGTTAGTTGAAGATGAAAACGGAATACTATTTCACCAATTTAATATCAACATTAAAATGCTTGAAATGAGGAATACAACAAAAAAGGCAAGGATGTAATATGTTTTTCCTTGTTGCTGTGTCTTATGTTTCTTTTCATAATCCTTCCAACCAATAAACACACCCAAAAACATTCCTATAATTCCAAAACGTAAAATCGCTATAAAATAATCAAGAAACGGTTTATACGTAATTAGTTGACCACCGTTATCTACCTCTTGAATTTCTTTGTAACTAACAAATAGAATGGAAACAGCCAATCCGAACACTAACCCATACAGACCTGATTTTCTTAATACTTTTTCCATAGTTCTCCCATCTCCCTTCTCCACAAAATGTCCCAATTGTTGAACAA from Paenisporosarcina sp. FSL H8-0542 encodes:
- a CDS encoding DinB family protein, yielding MRPRPLFIENPEHARFVSLVPDGDIEEILSKQRTKTITLLSSVSEEAARKSYAPGKWTLKEVIGHMTDSERVMSYRMLAIARNESAPLPAMDQDQYVAAANFNKLSWEQLLAGFDTVRSNTLSLISTIDDAAWVRNGTVMNSPVSIGTIAYGIAGHELHHMKVISDKYL
- a CDS encoding CPBP family intramembrane glutamic endopeptidase encodes the protein MDVDNYRKFNITSFVLFYMSIVISGIIFFGFMLKNYPNGTLVLVLKIAILIYFIYQIKKYRIEFNNVSLKKSMSGIKWAKYVSLSIILKINFTFIAAISFTLFVILFPSLFDYFINFLSEQNIEPVSRSALSLIIPIISTAILTPIWEELFFRGIVLRKLTKRFKPITAILISSLIFAIVHSGFIGIAHAFLMGCMLAYFYLLKQNIWIPIILHAVINLVAILLSTFDSPNLTDLAMPSREQLIGELALYGPITFAITFFLLLIFIRGWKQVKLLVIE